One genomic window of Glycine soja cultivar W05 chromosome 9, ASM419377v2, whole genome shotgun sequence includes the following:
- the LOC114368171 gene encoding GATA zinc finger domain-containing protein 13-like, with translation MVTLIIISVTNLSMCATCAIDDGNGSNSDDDNGVDTSSVSSSVDGDNISSNDKNNGNDDNVNDDDNDGACESNNNVSDDNNNSDNIDKSDNNDHNSNCDISDSCGDNDNNCGNNNDIMNYYN, from the exons ATGGTCACATTGATAATCATTTCAGTAACAAATTTGTCCATGTGTGCCAC TTGTGCCATTGATGATGGTAATGGTAGTAATAGTGATGACGATAACGGTGTTGACACTAGTAGTGTTAGTAGTAGTGTTGATGGTGATAATATTAGTAGCAATGATAAGAACAATGGTAATGATGACAATGTTAATGACGATGATAATGATGGTGCATGTGAAAGTAATAACAATGTtagtgatgataataataatagtgaCAACATTGATAAGAGTGATAACAACGACCATAATAGTAATTGTGATATTAGTGATAGTTGTGGTGATAACGATAATAATTGTGGTAACAACAACGATATTATGAATTACTATAATTGA